Genomic segment of Cottoperca gobio chromosome 6, fCotGob3.1, whole genome shotgun sequence:
GATATATTAAGTACGAGTGTTTCCTACGTGCAAGCTGGAACGCCAAATCAATAAGATAAGAGGCTTAAAACTGTGCGGGTCTGCAGAGTCGGGGGTCGATTCTCAGCGTGTCCAGCACTACGACTGATCCGCAAGCCTTTTGATTCATATCAAAACAAATCACTAAAAGCAAGTTTAAGCACACTATAGTAACAGGAGTCCTTAGATTggttctgcatgtgtgtgtgtgtgtgtgtgtgtgtgtgtgtgtgtgtgtgtgtgtgtgtgtgattctaaCAGAAACTAAAGTTTGATCGTGCACGAGCATGTTGGCCTGAGTgcaccagtgtgtgtgagtgtgagggtgTTATGCAGCCTCTGGGAGTCCTTGTCCTGGTGGAAAGtgaaccccccctccccctccctcccccggAGCTGTTACTATCTTTAGCTCATTTCCGTCATGTCTTGTCACTCGTGTTCTCCTCTACGGCACTTAAATCTGGTATCTCAACCTCCGGGCCATCTAATATCCTGTACTTCCCCTGCACAGGAAGCGAGAGCGGGGTGGGGGGGCGGGgccatgtgtgtaaatgtagaCACGTACACACTGCaattacacaaacatgcatggCCCTTACATATGGACCGTTGATGGATGCGCCTGAATAGAGCCGCTACAAGTGACAGCGGAGCACAGTAAATTAACTACACAAATCCCATCATGAGCGCATGACGGGACGGAAGGACAGTCGAccacaaaagaaacacacacacacacacacacacacacacacacacacacacacacacacgaggcgTGTCAGTAGAGGACACCTTGTCTGGTCAGACTGGCGTCACAGCTAACGTCTGCAGAGACACGAGAGACGGCATCAGTAACCAAATCTAACCTCCTGATATCTAATCACctcttaaacacacatttgctcCGCTAAAGCTTCATCAGCAGTATTATTAAAACCCTTTCGCTAACTTTAATTAAATAGATGCAGAACCTCAACCTGATCCTTTGACTCTAAACGTACGTGTTgaactgcaccacacacacacacacacacacacacacacacacacacacacacacacacacacacacacacacacacacacacacacacacacacactgtgtggaAGCTAAAGCAGAGAGCAGTGGTGCACCACAATGTGCAGGTTGTGCATATTAATGTAAGTTACACTAACTACTAACCCAAACACCAGAATGACCACACATTAATATCCGTTACATGTTCTGTCACTCAGATGCCTGAGAGACTTCACATTTAGACGCActgagaaggaaaagaagcagCAACTCTTCAGCTGGCGCTCTGCGAGCCCTTTGATTCAAACAAAACTCATTTTGCTCCGGTGCAATCTGGAGGCCACTCGATGACCTCTGGGGCCGGACAAAAACCGGAATAATGTCACATTGATTGCTTCCATTTAATGTGATATTCAAGCTTTGTACGTTGATCTGTTATCGTAAGTAGTTTCCAAGGAGAACGTATGAAAGGGTTCGGCGCTCAAGGACACGCAGAGAGCAGCTGATGGACACTGTGGCTGCAGGCGCAGATAAGAAACGTCACTTCATGgctgctagtgtgtgtgtgtgtgtgggtgtgtgcgcgtgtgtgcgtgtgtgtctcaaAGCAGGGTAATGTCAGTGTGGAGCGAGGGCAGCACCCCGAgcctctgtctgctctgcaaTGACGTAGTGTTTGCTGATAACACTCCATTCAGAAGCACTGAGCCCTGATAGTGCCGCTAGCTCACCGCAGAGCTTAATGGTTaatgcagagagagggagaggggggggagagggaggggaggggggggcggCAAGGCCACAGCTGATGCCTTGTTGTGCCACATCATTACTGACATCACCTCCCTGTCCATACACACTTCCTGAATGCACACAATGCGGAGGACGCCCTGCAGGCCTCATGTATAGTATTTGCTTCCACAGTAACCTCGTGCACGGTCGCCCCATGTGTGCACACCATTCAAAACTTTATTGTTTCTTAGTGATTGGTATTATTAGTGGATCTGCCTACACTTAATGGCCACTGGAACATTACACAAAGGTTATTGTTAttgcatcagtgtgtgagtgttaacAACACTGGGAACAAACTCCACTTCAAAGCCATTGAAGTCAAAAGCATAAGTTATAAGAGGAGATGGAAGACTAAGGATATGAAGGTCAACAATGGCAGCCAGAACTGTGAGTGCAGGAATCTCCCCATTCAGCCACCCACGTACCCCCCTCAGGCCATTTGCATCTCCCATCcatcccctctccctccctgcctctctctctctctgcacgtTTGTGTGTCAGGCTCTCTTACCCGTTCTCTCTCTTCCGCCTACACTTGAACCCATTAGagcgatggggggggggggaacacggACGCAGGGCGGAAGGGAAAGCACTCTGAGGACATCAACagtggaaggaggaggagatgacCAGAGGGGAAGacgggaggagagcaggaggagttCCTCACTGATGGAAATCAGAGCTGACAGGAGGAGTAGCACTGGGGGCTCCCTGCTCCACCCGCTTTAACCAGGGAtgactctcaaacacacacacacactcctacacaATACCCAGTGACTCATGTACTCAATCATACACAGAACTTAGCAAATGTGCATGTCAGCGCTAtatgttaacacacacacacaccacacacacgcacacacacacgcacacattcactcacataCTGCACCGACATGCATACAAACAGAGAGGCTACGTCAAGCTGCAGGAGGCACGGAGAAGGGATGGATGTGCATGaatgacacgtgtgtgtgtgtgtgtgtgtgtgtgtgtgtgtgtgtgttgtacacaATGAGCTGATACACTTACAgcgagtaagtgtgtgtgagggtccAGCTTTCATCTGGGCTTTTGTGGCAAAGATAAAAGtgatgaatatatatgaatgtgtgtgaggctgCAGTGAGTTAGTCAGTGAGTTAAACAGGCAGAACTCCAGCTGGTCTATTATTAgagctgcggctgctgctgcggccCCCGTGGGCCGGGGCAGCGGCACATGGATTCCTGCTCTCTCCCCATGTCTCtgatctctatctctccccatctctctctcccatcccTCACGGGCCTCTCCATTCAGGCACGCATGGGCGATTCATACAGGGAGCAAAGACGCTTCAAGCAGCGCGGCgaaggaagagcaggaggaggagaggacaagagCGAAGGAGCCAAACCCTGATGCTGGCGACACAGCAGTCTTAggtcaacagcaacaacacaacattCTGTACCTGCTCCATGAAGACGTTTTGCATGAACTTATGATAGAAGCTGTAATTCATGGAACTCAGAAGACCTTCACACTACTGCACCGTTTCACCTTCCAAACTATATCCATATCCAAAGAGAGAAACACGGCCGAACTCATGAAGCTAATGGAAACACATGAGCACGTTATCAGTTATTAAACGCCTGCTTCCTGATTGGTTGTTATGATTGTTTCGTGGCGTCCTACGTTGAAACAGTTTATACAGATCTTATTCCTGTTACTACATCCTGCTGAATGGGTGGATAAAGCACCAGAGTATATTTGTCTTCCTTATTTTGTGACACagagacttttgtttttacgTCCTGTGATTCTGTTTTGCAACAGCAGGGGGCAGTAACTACCTGTCACTTCTCAGGGACCTGTAGCATGCTGACTGTGaagttgtaataaatgtgtttaaatctagTGAATAGATTCAGTTATTTAGATGCCAGTGAAGTGTTCTAGTAGAAATACACGACACACTGGAGTTTACAGCATCCATGACCAGGGTTTTACCTAACGACACAATGTGAACTTGCTACTCAAGTTCAAGGACAGGTCACTTCCTTCCCAGATGGACCCGAAGCAACAGCCGAAACCACAGAAAGGAACGATGTGGAAAACACAACATGGCATTCACAAGGTCATGAAGAAGTACAAGAGGACAGctgaagaagatggagaaataGCCTCGTGAAGACAAAGTGTCCTGAAGCTAGACGTATATTGGCCCTCAGAGGCCAGCTGTGTATCAGCTGTGTATTGGGCAATATTGACTAAATGAAAAACCCACACAAAAAGTCCactgtttcatttcaaagtcaattcaacatgtaaataaaggttataaataaataaataaataaataaatgtagttgttGTACTGAGACGTGTGAATGTGCAGAAGTGTATGATTGGAGTGGAAGTGCTTCTGTGACGCCGTAAAAAAAGCTTTCTAAACAACATTCCTGCAACTATTTTCTGTTcttatgtttttctctttgtgtaaAGCGTCCTTGGGTTCCCTGAAAAGTGCAacctaatattattattattattttataataataataataataataataataataatagttactattattaataattgtattactactttttattatttgtattattataattataataattgttactattattaataatattattactactattttttattattattctaattattatgattattattaaggATGAATGCAGAAGAGTAAAGACAGGCATCACCTCAGTGAGACTACAGACTGGTCTGCACTGCCCCCTGGTGGTCACGTGAACACCTCCTTCTGTATAAACCTGTTTGTGATCCGTCTTCACTCCACAGCCCATTTCCTCCTCAACTTCCGTTTGCCATGAATCAGGACATTGTGAGTAATTGATTGTTCCAGTTGGTAACATGATTATACACCATAAGTGAGATGTATTTACTTACCGTGGTGCTGTGGACAGATTGGCCCAGCTCTATGACGTGCGGATCGGTGGACAGCGTGTCTGCTACGGCTGCGCTGATCTGTGGAGAGAAGTGACTTAGTGTGTGCAGCGTGAGGAACATTTCTTTATCCTGGTGTCGTCATGTCGTACCTCCTTCATGTTGGATTGTAAAGCACTATTTATATTACACCTCGCGATTCTAATCAGAACTCAACTGACCTGAATGTCTGTGGGCTGCGGGCGGTGAAGGTGGGGGGCTCTGGGGTGGATGTCGGTCAGGTGGGGCAGGGGATCCGGGGTGGACCTCCGGCTGTGTTGCTGCAGGACATCCTGGTAGGACTTGGTGTCAAAGTTTGTCCTCCACATCAGCACctgggggcgggggggggacCAGGAGCAAAGTTCCTGACATGTTCTACTACAGGAAGTAGAAACGTAACCTCTGAGTTACGAGCTTTTGAGAGGATGGGTAATGAAGCACCGACCTGACCATCAGCTCCCCCCGAGGCGAAGAGGTCACCTGCTCTGGAAAACGCTACCGTGATTACAATGCCCTGAGAAGCAAAGTAAAAGTTAGGCCTGGAATGACTCTGCTCAGACTTCAGATCATGTCTGACGTCTGGGGGAGAACGCTCACCTTGTGTCCATGCAGGGTGTAGATGAGACGTCCCTCCAACAGGTCCAGGATCTTCAGAGTGCCGTCACTGGAGCCACTGATCAGGTAATTGTTGGACGGGTGGAAGGAAAAGCTGTTGATTCCTGCAGTGTGGACTGATGCAAGATGCACAACAAATAAGCCTCATGGATCCATCGTGGACGGATAATACAAagctttattatattatattatattacattatattatattattaactttattataGCGCTGACATTTCTGACATACCTTGATAATGCTGAATCAGCTTGTTGGTCCGTAGATCCCAGAGTTTCAGTGAACTGTCGGCTCCCGAGGAGGCGATGCAGGTGCCGCTCGAGTTGAAACCAACAAACGTTGCTGATctggaataaaataaataaaaaggtgtgtAAATAATACTCAACACTGCCATCTatgggagagaaaaggaagcaCATTGTAAACCTCCTGTGTGGAAATGCATCAGTACAAGGTACAAATATAACGTCCAGAGACTTCGCCAAGTACAATTACACAACAAAGAGAATTTAATCATAAAGATATTAGTACAGTTGTAATTAAAGCGAAGAAGAATCCACTCGCAGGACTTACTCTCCAGAGTCAGTGAAACAGTTGATGCAGTGTTTGGTGGACGTGTCCCACAGCCGGACGGTGCGGTCGTCTCCGCAGGACGCTATCAGCCGTCCATCTGGAGAAAACCTGCAGGAGGACAAAAAACTTTATCGGCAATTCCTTGCTTCACACTCAacttaactttatttatttatatagctttTCATACAAACGTGCAGCTTAAGGTGCTTCACGTAGAAGAATAAACTataaaacaagactaagagttaaagcaataaaacaataaaatgttgaaaatcaataaataaaagtcaatagaataaaataaaattaattaattaaaaccaAATTAAAAGCCAGATTAAAAAGTATGTCATTGTCTTATATTGATTATAATAAAGATAGAACTTGCCATTTGAACATAGTTTACAGTTTAGAGGCATGAAAACAGAAGGCACTCTTTCATGGGACACATAAGGAACATTAACCTTTGTGATCTGGTGGGaacataaagagaaagaaactctCTGACGATGTGAGGAGCAAGGACTCGTACAGTTACACGCACctacaggacacactgcagCCACACGAGACTACTGAATGTACCTGGCACAGCGCACCCAGTTGGTGTGCTGGTTGAGCGAGTAGATGAAGCACTGCCGGTGAACGCTCCACACTTTTACAGACTTGTCGTCAGACGCCGTCACCAGCCTCTGTCCATCGTGGGAGAAAGCGACGCTGCGTACAGACGCCGTGTGGGCTTTGAACACTGTTGACTCTCCTTTCCtacgacacacagacacataaacaaagCGTTAGCCAGTCACACACAGCGTGCAGCCTCGGCCTCCATAGCATGTGACCTTTGTATATTAAAGTCCACCTATTGGGAAAAGAGACTTGGGCCTACATGGAGGGGGTCCACAGTCGGACCGTTCTGTCCTTGGAGGAAGTGGCGACCAGGTTACCAGCGGGGGAGAACTGCACCCCAGTGATGACGTCTTGGTGGCCAACATAGCGGAAAGCTCTCGCCTTTGGAGCCAGATTCCAGATCATCAGGCTCTTATCCACTGACCCCGAGGCTAGACGGAGACCAAGGAAAGACGAACGTTCAGTCAGGACGCAGTGGATTTAAATCACTGGAATTCAAAGAGGTTTACTAAATACTACAGACTCGTGATTACTTCATTGTACATCAATGTAACTGTCAATTGGACAGAAGCGTAGATGTTAAAATGTTGATCTTTTGGGAGtcaaaaagcaggaaatatgaTTACATGCAACAGTCTACATATTGCTGAATAGCATCTGAGAAGAAATTACCCAGTTGTTTGCGGTTTGGATTGAAGTCTGCACAGGTAACAGCATCTTTATGCCCCTTGAAGTGTCTCTCTAGGGT
This window contains:
- the poc1b gene encoding POC1 centriolar protein homolog B isoform X2 → MSLQEDPTLERHFKGHKDAVTCADFNPNRKQLASGSVDKSLMIWNLAPKARAFRYVGHQDVITGVQFSPAGNLVATSSKDRTVRLWTPSMKGESTVFKAHTASVRSVAFSHDGQRLVTASDDKSVKVWSVHRQCFIYSLNQHTNWVRCARFSPDGRLIASCGDDRTVRLWDTSTKHCINCFTDSGESATFVGFNSSGTCIASSGADSSLKLWDLRTNKLIQHYQVHTAGINSFSFHPSNNYLISGSSDGTLKILDLLEGRLIYTLHGHKGIVITVAFSRAGDLFASGGADGQVLMWRTNFDTKSYQDVLQQHSRRSTPDPLPHLTDIHPRAPHLHRPQPTDIQISAAVADTLSTDPHVIELGQSVHSTTAAAANSHHFNGLSTHHMATSRVGGWMGEGSTSRAGAAVWSQTGDGGGGRGRREEEEEEERGQTHSLEVLSAQPSRLDSTLRHIVQQLDILTQTVSVLEERLSLTEDKLKECLLNQSQILKDVRSSGDRRRTESEETEGSPVHFT
- the poc1b gene encoding POC1 centriolar protein homolog B isoform X1, with amino-acid sequence MPTMASVMEDPTLERHFKGHKDAVTCADFNPNRKQLASGSVDKSLMIWNLAPKARAFRYVGHQDVITGVQFSPAGNLVATSSKDRTVRLWTPSMKGESTVFKAHTASVRSVAFSHDGQRLVTASDDKSVKVWSVHRQCFIYSLNQHTNWVRCARFSPDGRLIASCGDDRTVRLWDTSTKHCINCFTDSGESATFVGFNSSGTCIASSGADSSLKLWDLRTNKLIQHYQVHTAGINSFSFHPSNNYLISGSSDGTLKILDLLEGRLIYTLHGHKGIVITVAFSRAGDLFASGGADGQVLMWRTNFDTKSYQDVLQQHSRRSTPDPLPHLTDIHPRAPHLHRPQPTDIQISAAVADTLSTDPHVIELGQSVHSTTAAAANSHHFNGLSTHHMATSRVGGWMGEGSTSRAGAAVWSQTGDGGGGRGRREEEEEEERGQTHSLEVLSAQPSRLDSTLRHIVQQLDILTQTVSVLEERLSLTEDKLKECLLNQSQILKDVRSSGDRRRTESEETEGSPVHFT